From a region of the Fischerella sp. JS2 genome:
- a CDS encoding glycosyltransferase, with amino-acid sequence MANSHLRVLFISHTYVVGVNQGKLNAIAETGKVEVGLLTPSNWKALEWNRLFEVETPYPTIKVYTAPVLFTGRGGAYIYAPWKIWQVVNDFKPDLVQVEEEVFSVCALELAVWSRLTGKPLVVFGWENMNRILPMPRSWVRKFVLNTAQLMLPGNQDGADLLQHWGYTGLMEVMPQMGVDTHLFSPRLSQERKNEEFRIGFLGRLVPEKGIDTILAAARLLRERGLNCQVVLCGSGSHEEALRQEAHQQQIADSVIWRGSVRHNQAPEEISNFDVLVLPSRTTDTWKEQFGHVLIEAMAMGVPVVGSNSGEIPNVIGRTDLVFPEADALALAAILERMITEPSWRQELGCYCITRVAQNYTHERIAERLINLWNIVLNQKTEEYALSVDS; translated from the coding sequence ATGGCGAACTCACACCTACGCGTACTTTTTATCAGTCACACCTATGTAGTAGGAGTGAATCAGGGAAAATTAAATGCGATCGCAGAAACTGGCAAAGTAGAAGTAGGCTTGCTAACTCCTAGTAACTGGAAAGCTCTGGAGTGGAATCGCCTGTTTGAAGTAGAAACACCCTACCCCACAATTAAAGTTTATACAGCGCCTGTGTTGTTTACAGGTAGAGGTGGCGCTTACATCTATGCACCTTGGAAAATCTGGCAAGTAGTCAATGACTTTAAACCTGATTTGGTGCAGGTTGAGGAAGAAGTATTCTCTGTTTGTGCCTTAGAACTTGCAGTTTGGAGTCGACTCACAGGTAAGCCACTAGTGGTATTTGGTTGGGAGAACATGAATAGAATCTTACCAATGCCACGTAGTTGGGTACGTAAATTTGTCTTGAACACAGCACAACTCATGCTTCCTGGTAATCAAGACGGAGCTGATTTACTCCAGCACTGGGGTTACACCGGATTGATGGAGGTCATGCCACAAATGGGAGTAGATACTCATTTATTCAGTCCGCGATTATCCCAGGAACGCAAAAATGAAGAGTTTCGCATCGGTTTTCTAGGAAGATTAGTACCAGAAAAAGGTATTGACACTATACTGGCAGCCGCTCGCTTACTTCGAGAACGCGGACTTAACTGTCAGGTTGTTCTTTGTGGTTCAGGTTCCCATGAAGAAGCGCTGCGACAAGAGGCTCACCAGCAGCAAATAGCTGATTCAGTAATCTGGCGGGGGTCAGTACGTCACAACCAAGCGCCTGAGGAAATTAGCAACTTTGATGTATTGGTTCTGCCCTCACGTACCACAGATACTTGGAAAGAGCAATTTGGTCATGTACTGATAGAAGCAATGGCAATGGGAGTTCCGGTAGTTGGCTCTAACAGTGGAGAAATTCCTAACGTTATAGGGCGTACTGATTTAGTTTTTCCAGAAGCAGATGCACTAGCTTTAGCAGCTATCCTAGAGCGAATGATCACTGAACCAAGCTGGAGGCAAGAGTTAGGATGCTACTGCATCACCAGAGTAGCTCAAAATTATACCCACGAACGAATTGCCGAACGCTTAATCAACCTTTGGAACATAGTTCTGAATCAGAAAACAGAAGAGTATGCCTTGAGCGTAGATAGCTAA
- a CDS encoding glycosyltransferase, whose product MTTSYKLTEPQLQHKALNSRRIMLFDMSCGGHHGAFIQHLIRYWGEHDLPGYMDIVVMPQFIKQHQDVVDLAATYRSDRLRFVPITTEEEAELAPCSTFARRKMRALREWSLMSRYAKKLGTTECLLMYFDTFQLSVVLGRKLPCTFSGIYFRPRFHYGDFQAITLSQKERIRHLQERVHISLALRHPQFKTLFSLDQFSVKLLNQSSSNTQVVYLPDPVQTYPDSKFQANSLKANLGIEPGRLVFLMFGIIDERKGIHQILDAIAMLPPHLCQKLCLLLVGCISSADKPKVKAQIIKLSQLQSVQVITRDRFVMEREIQSYFRISDVVLTTHQRHVGTSNTLIRAAAAQKPVLCSDYGLMGEWTRHYKLGLSVNSTVVSEIAQGLTRFLQELPEKFFDSISARKFARQHSAEKYAETIFSYM is encoded by the coding sequence ATGACAACATCTTATAAGCTAACAGAGCCACAGTTGCAGCACAAAGCACTCAATAGCCGTCGGATAATGCTGTTTGATATGTCTTGTGGTGGTCATCATGGTGCTTTCATCCAACATTTGATTCGCTACTGGGGTGAACATGACTTACCAGGATACATGGATATTGTAGTTATGCCCCAGTTTATAAAGCAACATCAAGACGTAGTGGATTTAGCTGCAACTTATAGAAGCGATCGCCTGCGTTTTGTCCCGATTACTACCGAAGAAGAGGCTGAACTGGCTCCCTGCTCTACCTTTGCGCGACGTAAAATGCGTGCTTTGCGTGAGTGGAGTTTAATGAGTCGGTATGCCAAAAAACTAGGTACTACAGAATGCTTGTTAATGTATTTTGATACCTTTCAGTTATCAGTCGTGTTAGGTCGCAAGCTCCCTTGTACTTTTTCTGGTATCTACTTCCGACCAAGATTTCACTATGGAGATTTTCAAGCAATTACTCTTTCGCAAAAAGAGCGCATCCGCCATTTGCAAGAACGTGTTCACATTTCTTTAGCTCTGCGCCATCCCCAATTTAAAACTCTATTTAGCCTAGATCAGTTTTCAGTCAAGCTCCTCAACCAATCTAGTAGCAACACTCAAGTAGTCTATTTACCCGATCCAGTACAAACTTATCCCGATAGTAAATTTCAGGCTAATTCTCTCAAAGCGAATTTAGGAATTGAACCAGGTCGCCTGGTATTTCTGATGTTTGGCATTATAGATGAGCGCAAAGGCATTCATCAAATTCTAGATGCAATTGCTATGCTACCGCCACATCTGTGCCAGAAACTTTGTTTGCTGCTAGTTGGTTGTATCAGTAGCGCCGACAAACCAAAGGTAAAAGCTCAAATCATTAAACTCTCTCAGCTTCAATCAGTACAAGTCATCACTCGCGATCGGTTTGTGATGGAGAGGGAAATTCAGTCTTATTTCCGTATATCAGATGTTGTATTGACTACCCATCAACGTCATGTAGGGACAAGCAATACTCTGATTCGGGCTGCTGCTGCTCAAAAACCTGTTTTATGTAGTGATTACGGACTGATGGGTGAGTGGACACGCCACTACAAATTAGGTCTAAGTGTAAATTCGACAGTAGTAAGTGAAATTGCCCAAGGTTTAACTCGGTTTTTGCAGGAGTTGCCAGAAAAATTTTTCGATTCGATTAGTGCTAGAAAGTTTGCCCGACAACACTCTGCTGAAAAGTATGCCGAAACAATTTTCAGCTATATGTAG
- a CDS encoding acyltransferase family protein: MQKPRLVGVDLCRGIAAYAVVLLHSGDQSWGYISPLASEFRSFFYFAVPFFLATSFHFSMGKVYTGLTVNFWKQRFQRIIMPYIIWTIFYLFSKILIFTINKQPDKIKEIFLDPVSIIFFGGASLQLYYLPILIVGTCSLIIAEYLVKRHTRVSVLALLSIVSTFIYNLFLVSGNDFQLGPNVAFQNIVKLIAPNANEIPLLRIIFVQIAFLIRCLPYLFIAMVFQPLITRKEYTKHINFLTLCLFVFFIVVCSYGKLFLPIAVQELFLGYSLLILGIYLSKYIKNNNLITSLGFCSFGIYLIHTIFINIFQIIIGKNLPVLMNQVTVFSILMISICSFLLSWIAVYLMVKNKFIAKYVFGT; encoded by the coding sequence ATGCAAAAACCAAGATTGGTGGGTGTAGACCTATGTCGAGGAATTGCAGCGTATGCTGTTGTTTTATTACATTCTGGTGATCAAAGTTGGGGTTATATCAGCCCTTTAGCATCAGAATTTAGAAGCTTCTTTTATTTTGCAGTTCCCTTTTTCTTAGCTACATCTTTTCATTTCTCAATGGGCAAAGTATATACAGGATTGACTGTTAATTTTTGGAAGCAAAGATTTCAGCGTATTATCATGCCATACATTATCTGGACAATATTTTATTTATTTTCTAAAATACTAATATTTACTATCAACAAACAACCAGATAAAATTAAAGAAATATTTTTAGACCCAGTTTCAATTATTTTTTTTGGAGGAGCATCGCTGCAATTATACTACTTACCTATTTTGATAGTAGGTACTTGTTCATTAATAATTGCAGAGTATTTAGTTAAGCGGCACACTAGAGTTAGTGTACTAGCTTTATTGAGTATTGTCAGTACGTTTATTTACAATTTATTTTTAGTGTCTGGAAATGATTTTCAGCTGGGCCCTAACGTCGCTTTTCAAAATATAGTTAAATTAATAGCACCTAATGCGAATGAAATTCCTCTTTTGAGAATCATATTTGTTCAAATAGCATTTCTCATCAGATGTCTTCCATACCTTTTCATTGCAATGGTTTTTCAGCCATTAATTACCAGAAAAGAATATACTAAACATATTAACTTTCTAACCCTCTGTTTATTTGTTTTTTTTATTGTTGTTTGTAGTTATGGTAAACTATTCTTACCTATTGCCGTACAGGAATTATTCTTAGGATATTCACTCCTAATTTTGGGTATTTATTTATCAAAGTATATTAAAAATAATAATTTAATTACTAGCTTGGGATTCTGTTCTTTTGGGATTTACTTAATCCATACAATATTTATAAACATATTTCAAATAATAATAGGGAAAAATCTACCAGTTTTGATGAATCAAGTAACGGTATTTTCCATACTAATGATTTCTATTTGCAGCTTTTTATTAAGCTGGATAGCTGTATATCTCATGGTCAAAAACAAATTTATTGCTAAATATGTGTTTGGTACTTAG
- a CDS encoding glycosyltransferase, whose amino-acid sequence MKILISAYSCEPGRGSEPGVGWNVAREVAKYHEVWVLTRPDESSEIIEAELARNPVPNLHFVYFNLPFLGSLWRWNQSGAMQIHYYLWQIQAYFVARRLHRQIGFDAIHHVTFVKYSNPSFLSLLPVPFIWGPVGGGESAPKAFWQDFSWRAKAYETARSLVRWLGELDPFVHMTAKKSAIVRATTEDTAKRIRKMGVNQVEVICESGLPKEEILSLAQCSMPTDSTVRFISMGRLLHWKGFHLGIRAFAKANLPNSEYWILGDGPERQRLQNLAEELGVAEKVKFWGRLPREQSLEKLSKCIALVHPSLHDSGGWVCLEAMAAGRPVLCLDLGGPAVQVTSETGFKVSAHTPQQAVEDLAIAMTRLAEDSELRTHMGKAAQTRVREVFDREVMGLALAQLYEEIAAPNSNQSKPMLLHSN is encoded by the coding sequence ATGAAAATCCTCATATCCGCCTACTCCTGTGAACCAGGCAGGGGTTCTGAACCTGGTGTGGGCTGGAACGTAGCGCGAGAAGTCGCAAAATACCATGAGGTCTGGGTATTAACTAGACCTGATGAAAGTAGTGAAATTATTGAAGCAGAATTAGCTCGCAATCCAGTCCCCAACTTGCACTTTGTGTATTTCAATTTACCCTTCTTGGGTAGCCTCTGGCGTTGGAACCAATCAGGGGCGATGCAAATTCACTACTATCTTTGGCAAATTCAAGCATATTTTGTTGCCCGTCGCCTGCATCGTCAGATTGGCTTTGATGCGATTCACCATGTTACTTTTGTGAAATATTCCAATCCTAGTTTCCTTTCGTTGTTACCTGTTCCTTTTATTTGGGGTCCGGTTGGTGGCGGAGAATCTGCACCAAAAGCCTTTTGGCAAGATTTTAGTTGGCGTGCCAAAGCTTACGAAACTGCACGCAGCTTGGTTCGTTGGCTAGGTGAACTTGATCCATTTGTCCACATGACTGCCAAAAAAAGTGCCATAGTTAGAGCTACAACAGAGGATACAGCTAAGCGCATTCGCAAAATGGGTGTCAATCAGGTAGAGGTGATTTGCGAATCAGGTTTACCCAAGGAAGAAATTCTTAGTCTTGCTCAATGTTCAATGCCTACCGACTCTACCGTTAGGTTTATTAGTATGGGTAGGCTACTACATTGGAAAGGTTTTCACCTGGGAATACGTGCCTTTGCTAAAGCTAATCTGCCAAATTCCGAGTACTGGATTTTAGGTGATGGACCTGAACGCCAAAGGCTGCAAAATCTGGCTGAAGAACTAGGAGTTGCAGAAAAGGTGAAATTTTGGGGTAGGCTACCAAGAGAGCAAAGCTTAGAAAAATTAAGTAAGTGTATCGCACTGGTTCATCCCAGCCTCCATGACTCTGGTGGTTGGGTTTGTCTGGAAGCTATGGCAGCAGGTCGTCCAGTACTGTGCCTTGATTTAGGAGGACCCGCAGTCCAGGTAACATCTGAAACTGGTTTTAAAGTTTCTGCCCATACACCCCAACAAGCAGTAGAGGATTTAGCTATAGCAATGACCCGCTTAGCAGAAGACTCAGAACTGAGAACCCACATGGGCAAAGCAGCACAAACAAGAGTTAGAGAAGTCTTTGACCGAGAAGTTATGGGTTTAGCTTTGGCTCAACTTTATGAGGAAATCGCAGCACCAAATAGCAATCAGTCTAAGCCGATGTTGCTTCACTCAAACTAG
- a CDS encoding glycosyltransferase family 4 protein — MHILTIHNYYQIRGGEDECHEAEVRLLRERGHHVEVHEENNDHMAALSNFSKVTKTIWSQETYQTLKHLLKEQPYDVVHVQNFFPLISPSVYYAAKAEGVPVVQTLHNYRLLCPNALFFRNGNICEDCLGQVIPYPGVLHGCYRNSQVASGGVATMLAVHWAINTWTKMVDIYIALTEFARQKFIAGGLPAEKIVVKPNFVSPEPAVGNGSGGYALYVGRLSVEKGIDTLLKAWEHLSPQIPLKIVGDGPLAEQVVEAAKRHSGVEWLGRKPMSQVHDLMGEARFLVFPSKWYETFGRVAVEAFAKGTPVIAANIGAIAELVDSGRTGLHFRPGDPDDLTAKVEWMLANPVKLASMRQEARAEFEAKYTAEQNYQKLMEIYTKMQKLVPNNKLRHH; from the coding sequence ATGCATATCTTAACTATTCATAACTACTATCAGATTCGAGGAGGGGAGGATGAGTGTCATGAAGCTGAAGTAAGACTATTACGCGAGAGAGGGCATCATGTTGAAGTGCATGAGGAAAATAATGATCATATGGCAGCCTTGAGTAACTTCAGCAAGGTTACGAAAACAATTTGGTCTCAGGAAACTTATCAAACACTCAAGCATCTATTAAAGGAACAACCTTATGATGTGGTGCATGTACAGAACTTTTTTCCCCTAATTTCTCCATCAGTGTACTATGCAGCAAAAGCAGAAGGAGTACCTGTAGTCCAGACCTTACACAATTACCGTCTTTTGTGTCCCAACGCTTTATTTTTCCGTAATGGAAACATTTGTGAAGACTGCTTGGGACAAGTTATACCTTATCCAGGAGTGTTGCATGGTTGTTACCGCAACAGCCAAGTTGCAAGTGGAGGTGTAGCAACGATGCTGGCGGTGCATTGGGCAATAAATACCTGGACAAAAATGGTAGATATATACATCGCTTTGACTGAGTTTGCCCGACAGAAATTTATTGCTGGTGGTCTGCCAGCAGAGAAAATTGTAGTTAAACCAAACTTTGTCAGTCCCGAACCTGCTGTTGGCAACGGCAGTGGTGGCTACGCCCTTTATGTAGGTAGACTTTCTGTGGAAAAGGGTATAGATACTCTCTTAAAAGCTTGGGAACATCTCAGTCCACAAATTCCTCTGAAAATTGTAGGTGATGGCCCTTTAGCTGAGCAAGTGGTAGAAGCTGCAAAACGACATTCTGGTGTGGAATGGCTGGGACGCAAACCAATGTCACAAGTACATGATTTGATGGGAGAAGCGAGGTTTTTGGTTTTTCCCTCAAAGTGGTATGAAACTTTTGGTCGGGTTGCAGTTGAGGCATTTGCAAAAGGAACTCCAGTCATTGCTGCTAATATCGGTGCGATCGCAGAGTTAGTAGATTCCGGTCGAACTGGCCTGCATTTCCGTCCAGGTGATCCAGATGACTTAACAGCTAAAGTAGAGTGGATGTTAGCCAACCCAGTCAAGCTTGCTTCCATGCGCCAGGAAGCACGGGCAGAGTTTGAAGCTAAATACACCGCAGAGCAAAATTATCAAAAACTAATGGAAATTTATACTAAGATGCAAAAACTTGTTCCGAATAATAAATTACGACATCATTGA
- a CDS encoding glycosyltransferase family 2 protein has translation MQELQTETLQPIQMSRLPDSPLVSVLVANYNYDRYISETLESVLSQSYQNFEIIVCDDGSTDNSCDVIANYVRKDSRIKLISKQNGGVASALNAAYQKSQGQIICLLDADDVWMDRKLEKVVEAFKSDPQYGFVIHNVMQIDGQGNFLRPTPMFKHLSSGWVALHALENGGFPQDVPPASALSVRREVAEFIFPLNETFRRNADSLVSFLAPFITVIKSIPEALSQFRFHGGNTTSQVNLTVDTLERGQSVGEAIHKEQKQFLRRIYGEVVAQRLTNLSCNLLCCHDRYLIARLKGLPKAQTKELHRQLVNHPQFYTCNSTPHQKWFLQWGEYIPDPLFPLIFKFVYGSGRLKRWARNLLARRLTTQYTQGQLLMQTK, from the coding sequence ATGCAAGAACTGCAAACTGAGACACTGCAACCAATTCAAATGTCCCGGCTTCCTGACAGCCCACTAGTTTCTGTATTAGTTGCCAACTACAACTATGACAGATACATCAGTGAGACTTTAGAAAGTGTCCTTAGTCAGTCATATCAAAACTTTGAAATCATTGTTTGTGATGATGGTTCCACTGATAACTCCTGTGACGTCATTGCCAACTACGTTCGTAAGGACTCTAGGATTAAACTAATCAGCAAACAAAATGGCGGTGTTGCTAGCGCTTTAAATGCAGCCTACCAGAAGAGTCAAGGTCAAATCATTTGCTTACTAGATGCAGATGATGTCTGGATGGATAGGAAGTTAGAAAAGGTTGTGGAGGCTTTTAAGTCCGATCCTCAATATGGCTTTGTCATTCACAATGTCATGCAAATTGATGGGCAAGGAAACTTTCTCAGACCGACTCCTATGTTTAAGCATTTATCTTCGGGGTGGGTTGCACTTCATGCTTTAGAAAATGGTGGTTTTCCGCAAGATGTACCTCCAGCATCTGCATTAAGTGTGCGGCGAGAAGTCGCTGAATTTATTTTTCCTCTCAATGAAACGTTTCGGCGTAATGCAGATAGTTTAGTCTCCTTTTTAGCACCATTTATTACTGTAATTAAATCTATCCCAGAAGCGTTAAGTCAATTTCGCTTTCATGGAGGAAATACAACCAGTCAGGTAAATTTGACAGTAGATACTCTAGAAAGGGGGCAAAGTGTTGGTGAAGCAATTCACAAAGAACAAAAACAGTTTTTAAGACGTATTTATGGTGAGGTAGTTGCCCAAAGACTAACAAATTTGAGCTGCAACTTACTATGCTGCCACGATCGCTACTTGATTGCCCGTCTCAAAGGTCTACCAAAGGCACAGACAAAAGAACTTCATCGTCAGCTGGTGAATCATCCACAATTTTATACCTGTAATAGCACTCCCCATCAAAAGTGGTTTTTGCAGTGGGGTGAGTATATACCAGATCCTCTTTTTCCCCTTATATTCAAATTTGTTTACGGTTCTGGTAGACTTAAACGTTGGGCAAGGAACCTGCTGGCGCGAAGACTCACAACACAATACACACAAGGGCAGTTGTTGATGCAAACAAAATAA
- a CDS encoding glycosyltransferase family 1 protein yields MRVAIVRSMPNFSMDVYADGVISGLRNVRSHWEIVELAPRPIDRNNPSLFLRARKYYERFWRFPNFVKSQTVDIFHIIDHSEGHIVNWLKNQNKPIVVTCHDLINYFYQDNLRGAVQVPIVSSNLWLRSVQAMQHANHIITVSSVTAKDTNKILNIEPKRISVIPNAVEPIFQPLSENQYDDLRQKYGISSEKFCLLNVGNDHPRKNISTILKVIKILKEKGLPIHFWKAGSPLTDDNQKFIQTHGLEQYISYLGKPDKQTLVKIYNAADILIAPSFHEGFGITILEAMACKTPVITSNVSAMPEVVGDAGVLVDPNNAEEIAQAVCHLYTDPISYQKLAEKGLARVKYFTWEKTAEQIAQKYEELVQTKAEGRRQLC; encoded by the coding sequence ATGCGTGTAGCGATTGTGCGTTCAATGCCCAATTTTAGTATGGATGTTTATGCGGATGGTGTAATTTCAGGATTGAGAAATGTGCGATCGCATTGGGAAATAGTTGAACTCGCACCTCGTCCTATAGATAGAAATAACCCCTCTTTATTTCTCAGAGCTAGAAAATACTATGAGCGTTTCTGGCGCTTCCCTAATTTTGTCAAATCTCAAACAGTAGACATATTTCATATCATTGACCATAGCGAAGGTCATATTGTTAATTGGTTAAAAAATCAGAACAAACCTATAGTAGTTACTTGTCACGATTTAATTAATTATTTCTATCAAGATAATCTGCGTGGTGCAGTGCAAGTACCTATCGTTAGTAGTAACCTTTGGCTGCGCTCCGTGCAAGCTATGCAGCACGCCAACCACATTATTACTGTTTCCTCTGTAACAGCCAAAGATACAAATAAAATACTAAATATTGAGCCAAAACGTATTAGTGTAATTCCTAACGCTGTTGAACCTATATTTCAGCCGTTGTCAGAAAATCAGTATGATGACTTGCGTCAAAAATATGGGATTTCATCCGAAAAATTTTGTCTGCTTAATGTCGGGAATGACCATCCACGTAAAAATATTTCTACTATTCTTAAAGTCATAAAAATCTTAAAAGAAAAAGGGCTACCTATACATTTTTGGAAAGCAGGTTCGCCACTTACAGATGATAATCAAAAATTTATCCAAACTCACGGACTTGAACAGTATATCAGCTATCTTGGAAAACCAGATAAACAAACTTTAGTCAAAATTTATAATGCTGCTGATATTTTAATAGCACCCTCATTCCATGAGGGCTTTGGAATCACAATCCTAGAAGCAATGGCGTGTAAAACACCAGTAATTACCTCAAATGTGTCAGCTATGCCCGAAGTAGTAGGAGATGCAGGAGTTCTGGTTGATCCAAACAATGCTGAGGAAATAGCACAAGCAGTGTGTCATCTCTACACTGACCCTATATCTTATCAAAAATTAGCTGAAAAAGGTTTAGCGAGAGTAAAATATTTTACCTGGGAAAAAACCGCAGAGCAAATTGCTCAAAAATATGAGGAATTAGTACAAACAAAGGCAGAGGGCAGAAGGCAGCTATGCTGA
- a CDS encoding glycosyltransferase family 2 protein, producing the protein MNVISRIRFPSTLETSSLYIKCNENASLNLNPQNVEVVLKKNGVLSFNTYFNSFYEKFYTKYTNLSSLYYLLKLEGDFQVSLYREHYQKDGREIIYIKNFNRCQPSEPVQISLPDSWHSEDAGRSYLELTCLSEHGLFLGGLIATEQPKIREVSLGIVTCTFKKEAYVKNTVNSILKDEFLQDNNLKIFVVDNGKTLKKDELDHPRVELIPNRNVGGSGGFTRGLIAALQDNAHTHFLFMDDDIEIDSESIYRLFALYEYTHHEFAVASSMLDLYKKHIVHEAGALYSKYRDDQGKYHFNPFTIASLKHNLNLENSNSINSLLLDEKPDYGGFWFFAFSKNILEEIGLIMPFFIKGDDIEFCLRIKDNLGLVVFPGIAVWHEPFYSKNPFWDAYYGTRNNLVTHSIHGSLKYTDVIKFVTKGLLQCIFFFDYNTARMLIEGFEDYMKGPSFIENIDPEELHNSIVSLSKSYKSQSIKPYHHNHFNNHQLSQKSGNSILNKLIKAFTLNGHLLPDFFLSKDDALLKMGLGYGESWTKAFTKKRIVIYRDGNSSMYEHEMNRQVVFELLIRWFKVVIKSATRWSSVKAEWRNAFNHLTSVNFWNKYLKLNEQVEQSVHR; encoded by the coding sequence ATGAATGTAATAAGCAGAATTCGATTTCCTAGTACACTAGAAACCTCTAGCTTGTACATTAAATGTAATGAGAATGCATCCTTAAATTTAAATCCACAAAATGTAGAGGTTGTTCTCAAAAAAAATGGTGTTTTGTCCTTTAACACTTACTTTAATTCGTTTTATGAAAAGTTCTATACTAAATATACTAATCTTTCCTCGTTGTATTACTTGTTAAAACTTGAGGGTGATTTTCAAGTATCTCTTTATAGAGAGCATTATCAAAAAGATGGTAGAGAAATAATCTACATTAAAAACTTTAATAGATGTCAACCATCAGAACCTGTACAAATATCACTACCAGATTCTTGGCACAGTGAAGATGCAGGCAGAAGTTATCTAGAATTAACATGCTTAAGTGAGCATGGTTTATTCTTAGGAGGATTGATTGCAACTGAACAACCTAAAATAAGGGAAGTCTCTTTGGGTATTGTTACTTGCACTTTCAAGAAGGAAGCTTATGTAAAAAACACAGTAAACTCCATTTTAAAAGATGAGTTTTTGCAAGACAATAATTTGAAAATATTTGTTGTTGATAATGGGAAAACACTAAAAAAGGATGAATTAGATCATCCAAGAGTTGAATTAATTCCTAATAGGAATGTAGGTGGTTCTGGTGGATTTACTCGAGGATTAATCGCAGCTCTTCAGGATAATGCTCATACACACTTTCTGTTCATGGATGATGATATTGAGATAGATAGCGAATCTATTTACAGATTATTTGCTTTATATGAGTATACACATCATGAATTTGCCGTGGCTAGCAGTATGTTAGATCTTTATAAAAAGCATATAGTTCATGAAGCAGGAGCACTTTATAGTAAGTACCGAGATGATCAGGGCAAATACCACTTCAATCCATTTACAATTGCCTCTTTGAAGCACAACTTAAACCTAGAAAATTCTAATTCTATAAATAGTTTACTATTAGATGAAAAACCTGATTATGGAGGATTTTGGTTTTTTGCATTTTCTAAAAATATTCTTGAAGAAATAGGTTTAATAATGCCTTTTTTCATTAAAGGAGACGATATTGAATTTTGTCTTAGAATTAAAGACAATTTGGGTTTAGTAGTTTTTCCGGGAATAGCCGTTTGGCATGAACCCTTTTATTCAAAAAATCCATTTTGGGATGCATATTATGGAACCAGAAACAATTTAGTTACACATTCTATTCATGGTTCATTGAAGTATACAGATGTTATTAAGTTCGTAACTAAAGGTTTACTACAGTGTATATTCTTCTTTGACTATAATACTGCCAGAATGTTAATAGAAGGCTTTGAAGATTACATGAAAGGACCATCGTTTATAGAAAACATCGATCCAGAGGAACTCCATAATAGTATCGTTTCACTTAGCAAAAGCTACAAAAGTCAAAGTATAAAACCTTATCATCATAATCATTTTAATAATCATCAATTATCGCAAAAATCAGGTAATTCAATTTTAAATAAATTAATCAAGGCCTTCACTCTCAATGGTCATCTGCTTCCAGATTTCTTCTTGAGTAAGGATGATGCATTATTGAAGATGGGACTTGGCTATGGTGAGTCATGGACTAAGGCGTTTACGAAAAAGCGAATTGTAATTTATAGAGATGGAAATAGTTCTATGTATGAACACGAGATGAATCGGCAAGTAGTTTTTGAACTTCTAATAAGATGGTTCAAAGTCGTTATAAAGAGTGCTACTAGATGGTCATCTGTAAAAGCAGAATGGAGAAACGCCTTTAATCATCTCACCTCTGTTAATTTCTGGAATAAATATCTCAAGCTTAATGAACAAGTAGAACAATCTGTACACAGGTAA